One stretch of Rosistilla oblonga DNA includes these proteins:
- a CDS encoding HAD-IIB family hydrolase, producing MTAIIQTGHEFSLSTTHQDDMSLLEKENNLKVTLISLHGLIRVKDPELGRDADTGGQIKYVLEMARELAAQPHVREVELLTRQILDPKIDPCYGQLEEQICENAKLIRIPFGPKRYLRKEGLWPYLELFIDQTLVHFRRHGLPDIIHGHYADAGMAGAQLARLLHVPFVFTGHSLGRVKRQRLALGKASEETLERRYKFGLRTEAEEMALETAAMVVTSTSQEVEQQYSLYHHYVPERMEVIPPGVDLDLFTPATDDWQPPAIADELGRFLRDPDKPMILTLARPDERKNLEKLVEVYGQSEELQKTANLVLLMGTRDDLGELPRGQRQVIENVLHLIDHYDLYGKVAYPKTHAPGDVPELYRLATVGKGVFINPALTEPFGLTLLEAGATGLPIVATNDGGPRDIIANCENGLLIDPMDGDAIEKALLRVLTDPEQWHAWSQAGIDGTRKHYSWSNHARRYLRDLSDILEHSAKPALLSRPRARRIPEFDRLLITDLDNSLTGDDESLRELIDVIQQHENIGFGIATGRHLNSAMELIEELGLPRPDLIDTDVGTQLHYGAELTPDRTWQKQIGYAWQPLEIHKALDDLPGFYRQTDDHQSEYKVSYEIDPDTSPSVTEIKKKLREAGLRAKVVLSLGMYLDIIPVRGGSDLSMRHLLWKWGFSPENVLVAGDSGNDAGMLLGRTLGVVVGNHGPELERLRNRPRIYFAEGEHARGILEGIEYYNFLENIVIPNDRIES from the coding sequence ATGACTGCAATCATTCAAACCGGACACGAATTTTCACTCTCAACAACGCATCAGGACGATATGAGTCTGCTCGAGAAAGAGAACAATCTAAAAGTAACTCTCATCAGCTTACATGGGCTGATCCGCGTCAAAGATCCCGAACTGGGCCGCGATGCGGACACCGGCGGACAAATTAAATACGTGTTGGAAATGGCCCGCGAACTGGCGGCACAGCCCCACGTTCGAGAGGTAGAACTTCTGACCCGCCAGATCCTCGACCCTAAGATCGATCCCTGCTACGGGCAGCTCGAAGAACAGATCTGCGAAAATGCAAAGCTGATCCGGATTCCGTTTGGCCCCAAACGCTATCTGCGGAAAGAAGGCCTGTGGCCCTACTTGGAACTGTTCATCGATCAGACGCTTGTCCACTTCCGGCGCCACGGATTGCCCGACATCATTCACGGCCACTACGCCGATGCCGGGATGGCCGGCGCCCAACTGGCTCGCTTGCTGCACGTCCCCTTTGTCTTCACGGGGCACTCCCTGGGACGGGTGAAGCGGCAGCGTTTGGCATTAGGCAAAGCGAGCGAAGAGACACTCGAACGCCGCTACAAATTTGGACTCCGCACCGAAGCGGAAGAGATGGCTCTCGAGACGGCGGCAATGGTTGTCACCAGCACCAGCCAAGAGGTGGAGCAGCAGTATTCGCTGTATCACCACTACGTTCCCGAACGGATGGAGGTGATTCCGCCGGGCGTTGATCTGGATCTCTTCACCCCAGCCACCGACGACTGGCAACCGCCTGCGATTGCCGACGAACTGGGGCGTTTTCTGCGCGATCCCGACAAACCGATGATCCTTACGTTGGCGCGGCCCGACGAACGCAAGAACCTCGAAAAATTGGTCGAGGTGTACGGCCAAAGCGAGGAACTGCAGAAGACAGCGAACCTCGTGCTGCTGATGGGCACCCGCGACGACCTGGGCGAATTGCCTCGCGGACAACGCCAGGTGATCGAAAACGTATTGCACCTGATCGACCACTACGATCTCTACGGCAAGGTGGCTTATCCCAAGACGCATGCACCGGGGGACGTCCCGGAACTGTATCGCCTGGCGACTGTCGGTAAGGGAGTCTTCATCAACCCCGCGCTGACTGAACCGTTTGGACTGACGCTGCTGGAAGCGGGAGCAACCGGACTGCCGATCGTGGCTACAAACGACGGTGGCCCACGCGACATCATCGCAAATTGTGAAAACGGCCTGCTGATCGATCCAATGGATGGCGATGCGATCGAAAAGGCGCTGCTGCGAGTTCTCACCGATCCCGAACAATGGCACGCTTGGTCGCAGGCGGGAATCGACGGAACGCGGAAACATTATTCCTGGAGCAATCACGCGCGACGCTACCTGCGCGACTTGAGCGACATCCTGGAACACTCAGCCAAGCCAGCTCTACTGTCTCGACCGCGAGCACGTCGAATCCCCGAGTTCGATCGACTGCTGATCACCGACCTCGACAACTCGTTGACCGGCGACGACGAATCGCTACGCGAACTGATCGACGTCATCCAGCAACACGAAAACATCGGCTTCGGAATCGCCACCGGGCGACACCTTAACAGCGCGATGGAGCTGATCGAGGAACTGGGGCTGCCGCGTCCCGACCTGATCGATACCGATGTCGGCACGCAGCTGCACTACGGCGCCGAACTGACCCCCGACCGAACTTGGCAAAAACAGATCGGATATGCCTGGCAGCCGCTGGAAATCCATAAAGCGTTGGATGATCTGCCCGGATTTTACCGGCAGACCGACGACCATCAATCGGAATACAAGGTTAGCTACGAGATCGATCCGGATACTTCTCCGTCGGTGACCGAAATCAAAAAGAAGCTTCGTGAAGCAGGCCTTCGTGCTAAGGTTGTGCTGTCGTTGGGAATGTATTTAGACATCATCCCAGTCCGCGGCGGCAGCGACCTTTCGATGCGTCACCTGCTTTGGAAGTGGGGATTTTCGCCCGAAAATGTACTGGTCGCCGGCGACTCGGGGAACGACGCGGGAATGCTGCTGGGCCGAACGCTTGGCGTTGTCGTGGGCAATCACGGCCCCGAACTGGAGCGTTTGCGAAACCGTCCGCGAATCTATTTCGCCGAGGGTGAACACGCTCGGGGAATCCTTGAAGGCATCGAATATTACAACTTCCTAGAGAACATCGTCATCCCGAATGATCGTATCGAATCCTAA
- a CDS encoding amylosucrase — protein sequence MIVSNPNGVNSRARGSAAETYQFEADLSLKRLRDVLDATWQRLDVEPDVVHEFEVRLEQHWRPLFRLLMHLYGSRYDFFYHLQQIVITAAEAWAARSPILRAQDYHRINEPDWFTSQKVVGGALYVDLFSENLGKLRQHIGYFKELGLTYLHLMPLFAVRPGDNDGGYAISNYRSVDPRLGTVEDLRLLADELREAGIVLVLDFVFNHTSEDHEWALQAQAGDVEYQNFYYIFPDREIPDQYERTLREIFPTVRRGNFTWHDGMQQWVWTTFNNFQWDLNYSNPAVFRAMLEELFFIANTGVDILRLDAVAFIWKQMGTGCENLPEAHMLIQAFNRLCSIATPGLLFKSEAIVHPDDVVKYIGERECQISYNPTLMALLWESLATRRVSLLAQSLSHRHQLPPRTAWVNYLRCHDDIGWTFDDADAAAVGINGYDHRNFLNRFYTGQFEGSFARGVPFQENVQTGDMRISGTMASLAGLEQAIEEDSEELKELAIRRMLLLQGITLSIGGIPLLYLGEEWGMLNDYDFVKDPAKAGDTRWIHRPKMQWHYLDELDDHIASDSQSIRSRIFLSLQRLIALRESLPALAGQQMQLVDLGNSHVLCFVRMHEAHRLIVIANFCESPQTIAGNLLRTTGLGRFFEDAISGETISTSEPFELDSYQIMWLERC from the coding sequence ATGATCGTATCGAATCCTAACGGAGTCAACTCGCGAGCCAGAGGTTCCGCCGCAGAGACCTATCAATTCGAAGCCGATCTGTCGCTGAAGCGTCTTCGCGACGTGCTGGATGCAACGTGGCAGCGTTTGGATGTCGAACCGGATGTCGTTCACGAGTTCGAGGTCCGACTGGAACAGCATTGGCGTCCGCTGTTCCGGTTGTTGATGCATCTGTACGGATCACGCTACGATTTCTTCTACCACCTGCAGCAGATCGTGATCACTGCGGCGGAGGCTTGGGCTGCGCGGTCTCCCATCTTGCGGGCCCAAGATTACCACCGGATCAACGAACCCGATTGGTTTACCTCGCAGAAGGTGGTCGGTGGCGCGTTGTATGTCGATCTGTTCAGCGAAAACCTGGGTAAGCTGCGGCAACACATTGGCTATTTCAAAGAGCTTGGCCTCACCTACCTGCACCTGATGCCGCTGTTTGCCGTTCGCCCGGGCGACAATGACGGTGGGTATGCGATCAGCAACTATCGCAGCGTCGACCCTCGCCTTGGAACTGTCGAGGACCTGCGTCTGCTAGCGGATGAACTGCGCGAAGCTGGCATCGTGCTGGTGCTCGACTTTGTCTTCAACCACACCTCCGAAGACCACGAATGGGCGCTGCAAGCGCAAGCCGGCGACGTCGAATACCAGAACTTCTACTACATCTTTCCCGATCGCGAGATCCCCGATCAATACGAACGGACGCTGCGGGAGATCTTCCCCACGGTCCGGCGTGGCAACTTCACGTGGCACGACGGGATGCAGCAGTGGGTCTGGACCACATTTAACAACTTCCAGTGGGACCTGAACTACAGTAACCCCGCGGTCTTCCGGGCGATGCTGGAGGAACTGTTCTTCATCGCCAATACCGGCGTCGATATCCTGCGGCTCGATGCGGTCGCGTTCATCTGGAAGCAGATGGGGACGGGGTGCGAGAACCTGCCCGAAGCCCACATGCTGATCCAGGCCTTCAATCGACTGTGCAGCATCGCGACGCCGGGGCTGCTGTTCAAATCCGAAGCGATCGTACACCCCGATGATGTCGTCAAATACATCGGCGAACGCGAGTGTCAAATCTCGTACAACCCGACTCTAATGGCGTTGCTTTGGGAATCGCTTGCGACGCGGCGCGTGAGCTTGCTTGCTCAATCGCTGAGCCATCGTCACCAACTGCCTCCACGGACCGCGTGGGTCAACTACCTGCGGTGCCACGACGACATCGGTTGGACATTCGACGACGCCGATGCCGCGGCGGTCGGCATCAATGGTTACGACCACCGAAATTTCCTGAACCGGTTCTACACCGGACAGTTCGAAGGCTCATTCGCACGTGGAGTTCCGTTCCAGGAAAACGTGCAGACAGGCGACATGCGGATCTCCGGCACGATGGCCTCACTGGCTGGACTGGAACAAGCGATCGAAGAGGACTCCGAGGAGCTGAAGGAACTCGCGATCCGGCGGATGCTTTTGCTGCAGGGCATCACGCTCAGCATCGGCGGGATCCCGCTGCTTTATCTCGGCGAAGAGTGGGGGATGCTGAACGATTACGACTTCGTCAAAGACCCCGCCAAAGCTGGCGACACGCGATGGATCCACCGACCGAAGATGCAGTGGCATTATCTCGATGAACTCGATGACCACATCGCTTCGGACAGCCAATCGATCCGGTCGCGGATCTTTTTGTCTCTGCAGCGATTGATCGCGTTGCGGGAATCACTGCCCGCCCTTGCGGGCCAGCAGATGCAGCTTGTCGATCTGGGGAATTCCCACGTATTGTGTTTCGTGCGAATGCACGAGGCGCACCGCCTGATCGTGATCGCCAACTTCTGCGAATCCCCGCAAACGATCGCTGGCAACCTGTTGCGGACGACCGGGCTGGGACGCTTTTTTGAAGACGCGATCTCCGGGGAAACAATTTCAACAAGCGAGCCGTTCGAACTGGATTCGTATCAGATCATGTGGCTGGAACGCTGCTAA
- a CDS encoding HAD-IIB family hydrolase, producing MQETKPQLSSPNVLATDLDGTLIPLNNDATNRRDLARLRSHFESSDRTLVFVTGRHLQSAQQAIADFDLPVPDWIICDVGTTICKSDGSGDFLSVKGYEARLAQLTEGLSQEAVRTALTPLTGLRLQEPEKQGRFKLSYYADQSELASLTQQVADRIATLPYSMISSVDPFNGDGLIDLLPQGASKAYALQWWTAETGRSATDLVFAGDSGNDLAALTAGYRTIVVGNADASVVDAARLAHHKAGWTDRLHLAKACATSGVLEGCRFHGLIADA from the coding sequence ATGCAGGAAACGAAACCACAGCTATCGTCCCCCAACGTCTTGGCAACCGACCTCGATGGCACGCTGATCCCGCTGAACAACGACGCCACCAATCGCCGCGACCTCGCTCGATTGCGATCGCACTTCGAATCGAGCGACCGCACGTTGGTCTTCGTAACGGGCCGCCATCTGCAATCGGCGCAACAAGCGATCGCTGATTTCGATCTCCCCGTCCCCGATTGGATCATCTGCGACGTCGGCACCACGATCTGCAAGTCCGATGGCAGCGGCGACTTCCTGTCGGTGAAAGGCTACGAAGCGCGACTGGCACAACTGACCGAAGGCTTGTCCCAGGAAGCGGTCCGCACAGCCCTAACACCGCTTACCGGATTGAGGCTGCAGGAACCGGAGAAACAGGGGCGGTTTAAGTTGAGCTATTACGCGGACCAATCCGAACTCGCGTCGCTAACGCAACAGGTAGCCGACCGAATCGCAACCCTTCCCTACTCGATGATCTCCAGCGTCGACCCATTCAACGGGGACGGGCTGATCGACTTGTTACCTCAAGGGGCGTCAAAGGCTTATGCGCTGCAGTGGTGGACGGCGGAAACCGGTCGCTCGGCGACTGATCTCGTCTTCGCAGGCGACTCGGGCAACGACTTGGCTGCCCTGACGGCGGGCTACCGCACGATCGTTGTCGGTAACGCCGACGCAAGTGTTGTCGACGCGGCGCGACTAGCGCACCACAAAGCAGGCTGGACAGATCGACTGCATCTAGCAAAAGCTTGCGCTACCAGCGGGGTACTCGAAGGGTGCCGTTTCCACGGCTTGATCGCCGACGCGTAA
- a CDS encoding sigma-54-dependent transcriptional regulator, whose translation MNESAATSQEEFSDLIDNLSVLVVDNDRAHARAMTESLEKVGYRCQVAVSGPEGSKLIESEHFDIVITDMVMNDIDGMEILRLTRQRLPDCEVVMVTGHATVPTAVEAMQHGAFNFLEKPITPNRLRAITAKAVEAISLRRKNTELHQRLDEKFGFEGIVFASAEMQAVIDRLKRIAPTDATVLITGENGTGKELVAQAIHQNSPRKAKRIVALNTGAIAENLVESELFGHVKGSFTDAIGDRVGAFEYANGGSLFLDEVGDMPMSTQIKLLRVLEEHRITRVGDNKPIKVNVRLVSATNRPLDEMVNAGTFRSDLYFRLKVVTVRIPPLRERRDDIIPLMDHFRKQFLKRHGKPSAAFSPAVTKRFFAYDWPGNVRELRNFVDTMVVLDTDEVLDIDDLPPELADVDDTTVAGQLGGDMSLLGKPLAEIERWAIEETLKLTGGNREEAARILEIGARTLYRRLDQYRGKEENASESE comes from the coding sequence ATGAATGAGTCAGCAGCCACATCTCAAGAAGAATTTTCGGACCTGATCGACAATTTGTCGGTTTTGGTTGTCGACAACGATCGCGCCCATGCCAGAGCGATGACCGAGAGCCTGGAGAAAGTCGGATACCGATGCCAGGTCGCCGTCAGCGGCCCCGAGGGTTCGAAGCTGATCGAATCGGAACATTTTGACATCGTGATCACCGACATGGTGATGAATGATATCGATGGGATGGAAATCCTGCGTCTGACCCGCCAGCGGCTTCCCGATTGCGAAGTTGTCATGGTCACCGGGCACGCGACGGTCCCGACGGCTGTCGAAGCGATGCAGCATGGCGCGTTCAACTTCCTGGAAAAACCGATCACGCCCAATCGCTTGCGAGCGATCACGGCGAAGGCTGTCGAAGCGATCAGCCTGCGACGCAAGAACACCGAACTGCACCAGCGTCTGGACGAAAAGTTCGGCTTCGAAGGGATCGTCTTTGCCAGCGCCGAGATGCAGGCGGTGATCGATCGTTTAAAACGAATCGCCCCCACCGATGCAACCGTATTGATCACCGGCGAAAACGGAACCGGCAAGGAGCTTGTCGCACAAGCGATCCACCAAAACAGCCCACGCAAAGCGAAGCGGATCGTGGCGCTGAATACGGGAGCGATCGCCGAGAACCTTGTCGAGAGCGAACTGTTCGGGCACGTCAAAGGTTCGTTTACCGATGCGATCGGCGATCGCGTTGGAGCGTTCGAATATGCCAACGGAGGTTCGCTGTTCCTGGACGAAGTCGGCGACATGCCGATGAGCACGCAAATCAAGCTGCTGCGTGTTTTGGAGGAGCACCGAATCACGCGTGTCGGCGACAACAAACCGATCAAAGTGAATGTTCGCCTGGTCAGCGCGACAAACCGACCGCTGGACGAGATGGTCAATGCAGGAACCTTCCGCAGCGATCTCTATTTCCGATTGAAGGTCGTCACCGTCCGGATCCCGCCGCTTCGCGAGCGTCGCGACGATATCATTCCCTTGATGGATCATTTCCGCAAGCAATTCCTGAAGCGGCACGGCAAGCCGAGCGCCGCCTTCTCCCCGGCGGTTACGAAGCGGTTCTTTGCCTACGACTGGCCAGGCAACGTTCGCGAACTGCGAAACTTTGTCGACACGATGGTCGTCCTGGATACCGACGAAGTCCTCGACATCGACGACCTGCCGCCGGAACTCGCTGATGTCGATGACACTACCGTCGCCGGACAACTCGGCGGCGACATGAGCCTGCTCGGCAAACCGCTCGCCGAAATCGAGCGCTGGGCGATCGAAGAGACGCTGAAATTGACCGGCGGCAATCGCGAAGAGGCGGCGCGGATTCTAGAGATTGGTGCCCGCACTCTGTACCGTCGACTGGACCAATACCGGGGGAAAGAGGAGAACGCGTCGGAGTCGGAATGA
- a CDS encoding histone H1-like repetitive region-containing protein, translated as MLKKPLLKKLLLKKLLLKKLLLKKPLLKKLPLKKLPLKKLPLKKPLHKKSLHKKLLLKKLLLKKLLLKKPLLKKLPLKKPLHKKSLHKKSLHKKSLHKKLLHKKLLHKKLLHKKLLHKKLLHKKLLHKKLLHKKLLHKKLLHKKLLHKKLLHKKLLHKKLLHKKLLHKKLLHKKLLHKKLLHKKPLLKKLPH; from the coding sequence CTGCTCAAGAAGCCGCTGCTCAAGAAGCTGCTGCTCAAGAAGCTGCTGCTCAAGAAGCTGCTGCTCAAGAAGCCGCTGCTAAAGAAGCTACCGCTAAAGAAGCTGCCGCTAAAGAAGCTGCCGCTAAAGAAGCCGCTGCACAAGAAGTCGCTGCACAAGAAGCTGCTGCTCAAGAAGCTGCTGCTCAAGAAGCTGCTGCTCAAGAAGCCGCTGCTAAAGAAGCTGCCGCTAAAGAAGCCGCTGCACAAGAAGTCGCTGCACAAGAAGTCGCTGCACAAGAAGTCGCTGCACAAGAAGCTGCTGCACAAGAAGCTGCTGCACAAGAAGCTGCTGCACAAGAAGCTGCTGCACAAGAAGCTGCTGCACAAGAAGCTGCTGCACAAGAAGCTGCTGCACAAGAAGCTGCTGCACAAGAAGCTGCTGCACAAGAAGCTGCTGCACAAGAAGCTGCTGCACAAGAAGCTGCTGCACAAGAAGCTGCTGCACAAGAAGCTGCTGCACAAGAAGCTGCTGCACAAGAAGCTGCTGCACAAGAAGCTGCTGCACAAGAAGCCGCTGCTAAAGAAGCTGCCGCACTAG
- a CDS encoding universal stress protein, which yields MRVLLASDRSESSDAAADYLHQLQFSEPIELNVLSSVPVTASVGFSGLPAVVQSVMQEEEVALRKHLDAVCSRFENRTASTVSNLVVGPPGYEIRSEADKWNADLIVMGAVGKSMMERVVLGSVSDFVATHTASSVLVVRPPKPEAAEQPPRRIMVALDGSKDDTQLIDLLRAIQWPADAELHLVHVIEDLTLYRQDLIEHMDQHWQQERDTSQQHADEILKLAEGTIENIQTAILVDGHTGEALVKYADRHQCDLIIAGDHHRNILNRILLGSVSRYVLRYAHCSVAIARRKEADEAAATT from the coding sequence ATGCGTGTTTTACTGGCAAGCGACCGATCGGAATCGTCTGATGCGGCCGCTGATTATTTGCATCAGTTGCAATTTTCCGAGCCGATCGAACTGAATGTATTGAGCAGCGTTCCGGTCACCGCATCGGTCGGTTTTTCAGGGTTGCCGGCGGTTGTTCAGTCGGTGATGCAAGAAGAAGAGGTCGCGCTTCGCAAGCACCTCGATGCGGTCTGCAGTCGATTTGAAAATCGCACCGCTTCGACAGTTTCCAATCTCGTCGTCGGGCCCCCGGGCTATGAAATTCGTAGCGAAGCCGACAAATGGAACGCCGATCTGATCGTGATGGGAGCGGTCGGGAAATCGATGATGGAACGCGTCGTGTTGGGGAGCGTTTCCGACTTTGTCGCAACGCATACCGCTAGCAGTGTGTTGGTTGTTCGCCCTCCGAAGCCCGAGGCTGCCGAGCAACCGCCGCGACGCATCATGGTGGCATTGGATGGTTCAAAAGACGACACGCAATTGATCGATCTTCTGCGTGCGATCCAGTGGCCCGCGGACGCTGAGTTGCATCTAGTACATGTGATCGAAGACCTGACCCTCTACCGGCAGGATCTGATCGAACATATGGACCAGCACTGGCAGCAGGAACGCGATACTAGCCAGCAGCACGCCGACGAGATCCTTAAGCTTGCCGAAGGGACGATCGAAAATATCCAGACGGCCATTCTTGTCGATGGGCACACCGGCGAAGCGTTGGTCAAATATGCGGATCGCCATCAATGCGATCTGATCATCGCTGGGGATCATCACCGCAATATCTTGAATCGCATCCTATTGGGCAGCGTCTCGCGTTACGTGCTTCGTTACGCCCATTGCAGCGTGGCGATTGCGCGTAGAAAAGAGGCCGATGAAGCGGCAGCGACAACCTAG
- a CDS encoding vWA domain-containing protein, giving the protein MSNTQQFGTTTVEDDAAESLPVATGFRGMLHGFGATGVSMLIHMLILLSLALITFDNPVQVISQILVVPTPTIEDPPVEIELEPEVEIVQPENVALFTAAPAMGMTSNTPEAISKPKLDQTLVAKANTSKISIDAPTVAMPSSMSLIAAVPDGEVKGESRDIVDSYQQAIDRMSQELIWMVDKGPVLAIWCFDQSESMKDDQKEIRDRIDNVYEQLGLDDRVGSGSDALLTAVTSYGERFIDHTQHKPTHDRAKIRGAIDAVPIDRSGKEMMCAAVGTAITTYRDLTRRGRQMALILVTDESGDTGNNDVYMEKAIEVAKAAKCKIFVLGRESVFGYPYAYIRWNHPQTKRTHWLQVDRGPETAFPEQLQTDGFRRRHDAFSSGFGPYEQSRMARETNGIFFMLPSVETNLVGAHKEKYELDALRPYRPDLRARVEAFADRKQFPLRTLIWQVIQDLNPHQKGAQQAVELRVEFSTKPPEFVQQVRQEQAKAKMHLQYMARAEKTMLEGKKLREQEADPRWQANYDLTLAQLIAYQARVYEYGVALEEFLKNPKTAAPMKGGKVFVHWDIYTNNKVRTEDAKPYIERAKTLFNEVVSTHPGSPWAARAKWELARGFGVDLRADYHTPVVDVKNPTPIPKL; this is encoded by the coding sequence ATGAGTAACACCCAGCAGTTCGGCACGACGACGGTAGAAGACGACGCGGCCGAGAGCCTGCCAGTCGCGACGGGGTTTCGCGGCATGCTGCACGGCTTTGGAGCGACGGGTGTTTCGATGCTGATTCACATGCTGATCCTGCTATCGCTGGCGTTGATCACATTTGACAATCCGGTGCAGGTGATCTCTCAGATCTTGGTAGTCCCCACGCCCACAATCGAAGATCCGCCGGTGGAGATCGAACTCGAACCCGAAGTCGAAATCGTACAACCCGAAAACGTCGCCCTGTTTACCGCGGCACCGGCGATGGGGATGACCAGCAACACGCCCGAAGCGATCAGCAAACCCAAGCTAGACCAGACATTGGTTGCCAAGGCGAACACCTCCAAAATTTCGATCGATGCGCCCACCGTGGCGATGCCCAGCAGCATGTCGCTGATCGCTGCGGTCCCCGATGGCGAAGTAAAAGGGGAATCTCGAGACATCGTCGACAGCTACCAGCAAGCGATCGACCGGATGTCGCAAGAATTGATCTGGATGGTCGACAAGGGTCCCGTCTTGGCGATCTGGTGTTTCGATCAATCCGAAAGTATGAAAGACGATCAAAAGGAGATCCGCGATCGGATCGACAACGTCTATGAACAACTCGGGTTGGACGATCGCGTCGGATCGGGCAGCGATGCCCTGCTGACCGCGGTAACCAGCTACGGCGAACGGTTTATCGATCACACGCAGCACAAACCGACTCACGACCGCGCCAAGATCCGCGGCGCTATCGATGCGGTGCCGATCGACCGAAGCGGTAAAGAGATGATGTGCGCGGCTGTTGGAACCGCGATCACGACCTATCGCGATCTCACGCGTCGCGGTCGTCAGATGGCGCTGATTTTGGTCACCGACGAGAGTGGCGACACCGGGAACAACGACGTCTACATGGAAAAAGCGATCGAGGTCGCCAAGGCGGCGAAGTGCAAAATTTTTGTCCTCGGTCGCGAGTCGGTGTTTGGGTATCCCTATGCCTACATCCGCTGGAATCATCCGCAAACAAAACGAACTCACTGGTTGCAGGTCGATCGTGGCCCCGAGACCGCGTTTCCCGAACAACTGCAGACCGATGGGTTCCGACGCCGCCACGATGCGTTCAGCAGCGGATTCGGGCCGTACGAACAGTCTCGTATGGCGCGGGAGACGAACGGTATCTTCTTTATGTTGCCAAGCGTCGAAACGAACCTCGTCGGTGCGCACAAAGAAAAATACGAACTCGACGCCTTACGTCCCTATCGCCCCGATTTGCGAGCTCGCGTCGAAGCGTTTGCTGATCGCAAGCAGTTCCCACTGCGGACGCTGATTTGGCAGGTGATCCAAGACCTCAATCCGCACCAGAAAGGCGCGCAACAGGCTGTCGAATTGCGAGTGGAGTTCTCGACGAAACCGCCGGAATTTGTTCAACAGGTCCGGCAGGAACAGGCCAAAGCAAAGATGCATCTGCAGTACATGGCCAGAGCCGAGAAGACGATGCTTGAGGGGAAGAAACTTCGCGAACAGGAAGCCGATCCGCGTTGGCAGGCGAACTATGACCTGACGCTCGCCCAGTTGATCGCCTACCAAGCTCGAGTCTACGAATATGGCGTTGCGCTGGAAGAATTCCTTAAAAACCCCAAGACAGCCGCTCCAATGAAAGGCGGCAAGGTCTTTGTGCACTGGGATATCTACACCAACAACAAAGTCAGAACCGAAGACGCGAAGCCGTACATCGAGCGAGCCAAGACGTTATTTAACGAAGTCGTCTCCACACATCCCGGATCGCCTTGGGCGGCGCGGGCAAAATGGGAACTCGCACGCGGTTTTGGCGTCGATTTACGGGCGGACTACCACACGCCAGTCGTCGATGTGAAAAACCCAACCCCGATCCCCAAACTATAG
- a CDS encoding DUF6793 family protein — protein sequence MPLFEIETNAHIIITWAADEDAAHAVVVDAYPTDTVIRMTKRPRDSWVISKGALGLTTTPSLDPCVTARDCLAKSSGDKVHAIRLYMNQTGTDLDAARKVIESNMVMGW from the coding sequence ATGCCGTTGTTCGAAATAGAAACCAATGCCCATATCATCATCACATGGGCAGCAGATGAAGATGCCGCCCACGCGGTGGTGGTCGACGCCTATCCGACCGATACGGTGATTCGGATGACCAAGCGTCCCCGCGACAGTTGGGTCATTTCCAAGGGCGCTCTGGGGCTGACGACGACCCCATCTCTGGATCCATGTGTCACGGCTCGCGATTGCCTGGCCAAATCCTCGGGAGACAAAGTCCACGCGATTCGACTGTATATGAACCAAACCGGCACCGATTTGGACGCCGCCCGGAAAGTCATCGAATCGAACATGGTCATGGGCTGGTAG